Proteins from a genomic interval of uncultured Desulfuromusa sp.:
- a CDS encoding sirohydrochlorin cobaltochelatase: protein MPLKNAQGILSILLFIGVLTMSMTVGTPATAVANTEKPAIVLVAFGTSVATARPVFDYINEKACERYAGYDVQWAFTSQIIIDKLKKQGIVTRNVEEVVADLRRKGKKEVVFQSLHVVPGQEYRSVVDVDMYGLNVAFGDALMTSDADIAAVVHALAKDIDTRQPTVIVAHGNDHHPEFNQQLVAFAKTIEPQYPNLVVASVEGQPGIDPLQKIKAMSEQKGTVKFVPLMIVAGDHIMNDVMGEEKDSWKQIIQANKSECSRSLGWNDAILDIYFSHLDQAMKALEEGRG from the coding sequence ATGCCATTGAAAAACGCACAAGGAATTCTGTCTATTCTACTTTTTATAGGAGTCTTAACGATGTCGATGACAGTTGGCACCCCAGCTACAGCCGTTGCAAATACGGAAAAACCGGCCATTGTTCTTGTTGCTTTCGGAACTTCGGTCGCTACAGCCCGTCCGGTTTTTGATTATATCAATGAAAAAGCCTGCGAACGTTATGCCGGATATGATGTGCAATGGGCTTTTACCTCGCAGATCATTATCGATAAGCTGAAGAAACAGGGAATTGTGACCCGGAATGTTGAAGAGGTCGTTGCTGACTTACGCAGGAAGGGAAAAAAAGAGGTCGTTTTTCAAAGCCTTCATGTGGTTCCGGGGCAGGAATATCGCAGTGTCGTCGATGTCGATATGTATGGTCTCAACGTGGCTTTCGGTGATGCGCTGATGACATCAGATGCTGATATTGCAGCAGTTGTTCATGCTCTGGCCAAAGATATTGATACCCGGCAGCCTACTGTTATTGTGGCTCACGGCAATGACCATCACCCTGAATTTAACCAGCAACTCGTTGCTTTTGCAAAAACCATAGAGCCGCAATATCCAAATCTAGTTGTTGCCAGTGTTGAAGGACAGCCGGGGATTGATCCTCTGCAAAAGATAAAAGCAATGAGTGAACAAAAAGGCACGGTCAAATTCGTTCCACTGATGATTGTTGCCGGTGATCACATTATGAACGATGTTATGGGTGAAGAGAAAGATAGCTGGAAGCAGATTATTCAGGCAAATAAATCGGAGTGTTCCCGCTCTCTTGGCTGGAATGACGCAATTCTTGACATCTACTTCAGTCATCTCGATCAAGCGATGAAAGCTTTGGAAGAGGGACGCGGTTAG
- a CDS encoding cobyrinate a,c-diamide synthase, translating to MPVSLLSRARIMIAGAHSGVGKSTLTLALVAALRDRGLKVQTFKVGPDYLDAGHLAHVSGRPCFNLDGWMCGRHYVEQVFSSLTDDADISIIEGVMGLFDGSSSDSICGSSAEIAAWLDVPVALVVNTHGMARSVAALVKGYNELEPAVSLAGVLANRCGSSSHAELLAAALMAADLPPLLGAIRRDSVPELPGRHLGLISSGEQALSQETIRSLAETAEQQIDLDLLLNRARSVNPIVLDRAPDDTLSKLAVKAVRLAVAYDEAFQFYYPDFLMLLERKGCTPVFFSPLRDKTVPDDVDGLYLGGGYPEVYAEALSGNSPMLQEIRSFCTSGKPVYAECGGLIYLSQGIEQEGEKYSFVGEVPVWAKMRNKRKALGYVEVTLQQDSLFGSCGSVFRGHEFHYSELTGSPAGVDGWEAVYQLKQNRTGRYSAEGYQRGNILAGYVHLHLASRPEAVDRFIGKLREGG from the coding sequence ATGCCCGTCTCTCTGCTATCCAGAGCCCGGATAATGATTGCCGGTGCACATAGTGGCGTGGGTAAGTCGACCCTCACCTTGGCTCTGGTTGCTGCTTTGAGAGACAGAGGTCTCAAAGTGCAAACCTTTAAGGTTGGACCTGACTATCTGGATGCCGGCCACCTGGCCCATGTTTCCGGACGTCCCTGTTTTAATCTGGATGGCTGGATGTGTGGTCGTCATTATGTTGAACAGGTGTTCTCTTCCCTCACGGATGATGCGGATATCAGTATCATTGAAGGGGTAATGGGTTTATTTGACGGCAGCAGCAGCGATAGCATTTGTGGCAGCAGCGCGGAAATTGCCGCATGGCTGGATGTTCCCGTTGCTCTGGTGGTCAACACCCATGGGATGGCTCGCAGTGTTGCTGCTCTGGTAAAAGGGTATAACGAGCTGGAACCCGCTGTTTCGCTGGCAGGTGTTCTGGCCAATCGATGTGGCTCTTCCAGCCATGCTGAACTTCTTGCCGCTGCTTTGATGGCTGCGGACCTGCCTCCTCTGCTGGGTGCCATACGTAGAGACAGTGTTCCTGAGCTTCCCGGTCGTCACCTTGGTCTGATCTCTTCCGGGGAACAGGCTCTGAGTCAAGAAACGATCAGATCTCTGGCAGAAACTGCTGAACAACAGATTGACCTGGATCTCTTGCTCAACCGGGCACGAAGTGTCAACCCCATAGTCTTGGATAGGGCACCAGATGACACTCTTTCCAAGCTTGCCGTAAAGGCGGTCCGCCTGGCAGTGGCTTATGATGAAGCTTTTCAGTTTTATTACCCGGATTTTCTCATGTTGTTGGAACGCAAAGGTTGCACCCCGGTTTTTTTCTCTCCATTGCGGGATAAAACCGTGCCGGATGATGTTGACGGGCTTTATCTCGGGGGAGGTTATCCCGAAGTCTACGCAGAGGCTCTTTCCGGCAATTCGCCCATGTTGCAGGAGATTCGTTCTTTTTGTACTTCCGGTAAACCGGTTTACGCTGAGTGTGGCGGCCTCATCTACCTGTCTCAGGGGATAGAACAGGAGGGGGAAAAATATTCTTTTGTGGGTGAGGTTCCGGTTTGGGCGAAGATGCGGAACAAACGCAAAGCCCTTGGTTATGTCGAGGTTACCCTGCAACAGGACTCATTGTTTGGAAGCTGCGGCAGTGTTTTTCGTGGGCACGAGTTCCATTATTCGGAGTTGACTGGTTCACCTGCCGGGGTTGACGGCTGGGAGGCTGTCTATCAGCTCAAACAGAATCGCACCGGACGTTACAGCGCCGAAGGCTATCAACGCGGGAATATTCTTGCCGGCTATGTCCATCTTCACTTAGCTTCCCGACCGGAAGCTGTGGATCGCTTTATAGGGAAACTGAGGGAGGGAGGGTGA
- a CDS encoding precorrin-8X methylmutase, producing the protein MKTSHRPLIHDLLESPLSGQEIEDLSFAQIDAEAPEHLYSADEWQVVRRLIHTTADFAISDLIRFSPDALQSAGKALQQGKAIYADSNMIRSGLSIPRLQKLNPAYSREAILCHVADEDTVTQAREEGLPRSLFAIRKAGKKLDGAIVLIGNAPVALLELNRMAVEENIRPSLVVGMPVGFVHVLESKEELAQLDLPYIILDGRRGGSPLAVATLHAICMLEHG; encoded by the coding sequence GTGAAAACCAGCCATAGACCTTTGATTCACGATTTACTGGAAAGCCCGTTAAGCGGACAGGAGATAGAGGACCTCTCTTTTGCCCAAATCGATGCGGAAGCGCCCGAACATCTTTACTCTGCTGATGAATGGCAAGTTGTCAGGCGATTGATACATACAACGGCTGATTTTGCCATCAGCGATCTGATTCGTTTCTCTCCAGACGCTCTTCAATCTGCCGGAAAGGCCCTGCAACAGGGAAAAGCTATTTATGCTGACAGTAATATGATCCGTTCCGGCCTGAGTATTCCCCGGCTACAGAAACTTAACCCCGCTTACAGTCGCGAAGCAATTCTCTGTCATGTTGCGGATGAAGATACGGTTACACAAGCGCGGGAAGAGGGATTGCCACGTTCTCTTTTTGCCATTCGTAAAGCCGGAAAAAAGCTGGATGGCGCAATTGTTCTTATCGGCAATGCCCCGGTTGCCCTGCTTGAACTCAACCGCATGGCGGTAGAAGAGAATATTCGCCCCAGTTTGGTTGTCGGGATGCCGGTCGGTTTTGTTCATGTTCTGGAAAGTAAGGAGGAGCTGGCACAGCTGGATCTTCCTTACATCATTCTGGATGGTCGGCGCGGCGGTAGTCCTCTTGCCGTCGCTACATTACATGCCATCTGTATGTTGGAGCATGGGTAA